CGTGTCGAGGTGATGCATGAAAACCAAGAAGAACCTTATCATCGTGGGAGACAGGGTCCTCATCGATCCTGACGAGCGGATGGACAAGACGCCTTCGGGGCTCTATCTTCCTCCCACGGTCAAGGAAAAGGAAAAGATCATGGGCGGTCATGTGGTGAAGACGGGGCCGGGGTATCCCATTCCGGACAACACGCCCGACGAATCCTGGAGGACCGGCAAGAAGGACATTAAGTACCTCCCTCTGCAGGCTGCCGATGGCGATTACGCCATCTTCCTCAAAGACCAATCAATGGAGATAGAGTTCGAGGAGAAAAAATATCTTATCGTGCCCCATTCGGCGATCCTCGCCCTTGTCCGGACGGAATTGTCGGAAGAGGGTTGATATCGATAGTAATCGCATGCAGTTAACTGCGTTCTTCGTGGCGGCTTTTGACGATTTGTTCACGCGCCAGGTGAAAAAACCGATAACGGTGGAGGAGGAAGCCGATGACGATGAAGTTAGATATTCTTGTAGTGGATGATGAACCGAGCATCTCACAAGTAGTATCGCTCGTTCTCTCCGAAGACGGCCATCATGTGGATGTTGCGGGAAGCGGGGAAGAAGCATTGGAGTTATTTGCCAAAGGTGATTATTCCCTGCTCATCAGCGATATCGTCATGCCGGGAATGAGCGGCATCGATCTGCTCAAAAAGATCAAACAGATCAGCGCGGACACGCAGGTCATCATTATGACCAGTCATGCGGAATTGAAGACCGCGATCGAAGCGCTGAGGTCCAACGCGTACGACTACCTTATTAAACCTTTTGATGATATCAATGTTATTTCCATGGTAACTCTGCGGGCGGTGGAAAAAGTGAATTTGATCCGGGAAAACAGGATTCTTTTGGAAGAGTTGAAAATGAAGAACGAAGAAGCCACTCGGATGAACGCGGCTTTGAGAGAACTTGCCATGCAGGACGGCCTGACCGGCTTGTTCAATCACCGTCATTTTTACGAGTTGCTTGCGACCGAGGTCGAACGTTCGAAGAGATATAACCATGTGTTTTCCGTACTTTTGATGTCTGTTGATCATTTTATGAAATACAATGATACCCACGGTCAGACGGCGGGAGACAAAGTGCTCTATACGATTGCGGAGCTCTTCAAAAAAAATACCCGCAAATCGAATGTCGCGGCCAGATACGGGTTCGAGACATTTGCGGTAATCCTGCCCGAGATCTCCTGGGAAGAGGCGATCGCTTTTGCCGAGAGGATCCGGGTGCTTGTTGCCGAATATCCTTTTGCGGGTCGGGAGAATCTGCCGGGAGGCAGTGTCACGATCAGCTTCGGAGCGGCCACGTTCCCCCACGACGGCATTGACCGCAAAGCGCTCATCGACCACGCTGATCAGGCGCTCGTCAAGGCAAAGAGCAGCGGAATAAAAAAGGGGTGTTGAGGCTTGATCGTTGCCGTCTGAATGCAGGATCATGGTCAGAGGAGATCGACCCATGCAACCGGAAAAGAAAAAAGATTTTGACAAGGAAGCGGCGCAGTGGGACGCAAACCCGGGACGGGTGAAGCTTGCGAACGAGGTGGCTGACGCGATCATCAGAGAGGCGGCGCCGGCGCGCGACATGGACGTGCTGGACTTCGGGTGCGGGACCGGTCTGGTCACGCTCAGGCTGCAGCCTCTCGTCAGGACCATCCTTGGCGTGGACAGTTCCTTGGGCATGCTCGGTGTTCTGGAGGGAAAGATCAGGACGCAGGGGATCGCGAATGCACGGACCCGCTTCGTGGATTTTGAGAAGGGCGGCCGCGTTGAAGGCGGATTCCATCTGCTCGTGAGCAGCATGACCCTGCACCATGTGCCGGACACGGCAAGGCTGTTCAAACAATGGCACGAACTCCTGCTGCCGGGCGGGCTCTTGAGCTTTGCCGATCTTGACGCTGAAGACGGGTCGTTCCATGGCGACAACACGGGAGTGTTCCATACGGGCTTTGACCGTGAACACCTGAAAAAACTGCTTCTTTCCGCCGGATTCCACGATGTTCGTGATACCACGGCAACGACCATGCTACGGGACGTCGAGGGAAGAGGGAAAAAAGAGTTTCCGGTTTTTTTGATCGTCGCGAAGAAGTAAGGGGAACGTCGATTCTTTCTGTTCATGCCGAGCAGATACACCGTTCGTCCTGAGCTTGTCGAAGGAAGCTTGTCGAAGGAAGCCTGTCGAAGGAAGCTTGTCGAAGGAAGCTTGTCGAAGGAAGCTTGTCGAAGGAAGCTTGTCGAAGGAAGCTTGTCGAAGGACAATCCTTTATCAGGAGCCTGCTTTTGTCATTCTGGGTCTATATACTAAAATGTTCAGATGGATCGTACTATACAGGTCACACCGATAACCTGGAAACTCGAATAAGCGAACATCAGTCAGGTGAGTTTCACGGCTATACATCGACGCGGCTTCCAATTACTTTGTCATTCTCACAAGATTTCCCAACGCGGTTAGAGGCCCTTGTTTGCGAACGGCAAATAAAAGGATGGAGTCGAAAGAAAAAAGAAGCATTGATCCGGGGAGATTGGGCAGAGATAAGCAGGCTTGCAAAAAGTAAAGTGTGCAGCGGTAAATCTTTATAAAAAAGTGCATGGACTGGACCGATGGCTAAATAATTGGATTGTGGTTCGACAAGCTCACCACGAACGGATAAGAGGCTTACCACGAACGGATAATGTTGCATGTAGTTTATATTTCCGTTCATCCTGAGCTTGTCGAAGGAAGCTTGTCGAAGGATAGGATTGTGGTTCGACATGCTCACCACGAACGGATTAGAGGCTCACCACGAACGGATAATAATATGCTCACATCCATCATCTCCCAATTCTCCATTTCCGGAACATTCATCAAGGCCGATCGGTTCGGCTCCGGCCTGATCAACGACACCTATCTCTGCGAGTTCCGGGAAGGCGGTTCCGTTCGCAAATACATTCTCCAGCGTATCAATACATCGGTATTCACGCATCCCGAACAGGTGATGGAGAATGTCGAAATCGTCACCGCTCACATCATGAAGAGGCTCCTCGCCTCGGGCATTTCAGATCCTGCTTCTGTCACGCCCGCGCTTATTCACACCCGCAACGAACGATCGTTCCTGCGCGATGAGGCAGGGTCATACTGGCGGATGTTCCATTTCATCGAATCCGGCGCTGTGGCTGATACGGTCCCGGATGCGAAGCACGCATACGAGGTCGGCCGCGGCCTCGGCAGATTCCAGGCGCTGGTCTCGGACCTGTCGCCCGATTTGCTTCATGATACGCTTCCCGGATTCCACCACACGCCCCTCTATCTTACGCAGTTTGATGACGCGCTGATCGCCAATGTGAAACAACGCGCAGACGAGGTCAAAGCGGAAATAACCGTTGTCTCCCGCAGGAGAGCGCTTGCCCCGGTCCTCACGACGCTTATGGATTCGAAACAGCTGCCGCTCAGGGTTGTGCACAATGATCCGAAGGTGAACAACATCATGATCCATAGGGAGACCGGAGAGGCGTTGTGCATGCTCGACCTCGATACGGTGAAACCCGGTATCGTGCACTTCGATTTCGGCGACTGCGTGCGCTCCGCCGCGAATCCCGCGGGAGAGAACGCGAGGGACCTCGAATCGGTCAACATCGACATGACGCTCTTCGAGGCCATCGCGGAGGGTTATCTTCGCGAAGCAGGAGTGTTTCTTACGAAAAAAGAGCTTGAACTCCTTCCCCAATCCGTGAAAGTGATCACGTTTGAGCTTGGTCTCCGCTTCCTTGCGGACTATCTGCGCGGGGACACCTATTTCAAGATTGCCTATCCGACACACAATCTTCACCGTGCCCGGGTGCAGTTCAGGTTGCTTGAAAGCATCGAGGCCAATGAAGACCGGATGGCCTCGATGCTCTATGAAGGGGAGGGGTAACCATGGAACTATTCGAAGCAATCAAGACACGCAGGAGCGTCCGCACATATCAGGACAGGCCTGTTGAAGACGAGAAGCTCCGGTCCGTGCTGGATGCAGTGCGCATGGCGCCGTCGTGGGCGAACATGCAGTGCTGGCGCATGGTGGTGGTGAAGGACAAGGCAACGCGGGAGAAGATCAGCGACCTGTCTTACGTGGAGTCTTACTTTGCGTCCAAGGGCTACACGTCCAATCCCTCGAAAAAGGCCCTTGCCGGGGCGCCGGTGGTCATCATATTCTGCGCTGATCCGGCCCTGTCAGGCGTGCTCTGGGACCAGAACTACTATCTTGTGGATGCCGGCATCGCCGCACAGAATCTGATGCTTGCCGCGCGGGGCCAGGGCCTCGGTTCGGTCTTCGTGGGCGTCTATGACGAGGAGAGGGTGAAAAAACTTTTGAACATTCCGGCTTCGATCAGGATCATCGGGCTTCTGCCGCTGGGATATCCGATTGAGGAGAAGAAGGACGGTCCGAAGAGGAAGTCTCTCGATGAGCTCTGCTTTGACGAGCGATGGGGCGCTTGAGAGCAGCGAAGCTATCATGATACGTGAACGCACGGAAAATGATCTCGAGACGGACCCG
This genomic window from Nitrospirota bacterium contains:
- a CDS encoding co-chaperone GroES family protein, with amino-acid sequence MKTKKNLIIVGDRVLIDPDERMDKTPSGLYLPPTVKEKEKIMGGHVVKTGPGYPIPDNTPDESWRTGKKDIKYLPLQAADGDYAIFLKDQSMEIEFEEKKYLIVPHSAILALVRTELSEEG
- a CDS encoding diguanylate cyclase; protein product: MTMKLDILVVDDEPSISQVVSLVLSEDGHHVDVAGSGEEALELFAKGDYSLLISDIVMPGMSGIDLLKKIKQISADTQVIIMTSHAELKTAIEALRSNAYDYLIKPFDDINVISMVTLRAVEKVNLIRENRILLEELKMKNEEATRMNAALRELAMQDGLTGLFNHRHFYELLATEVERSKRYNHVFSVLLMSVDHFMKYNDTHGQTAGDKVLYTIAELFKKNTRKSNVAARYGFETFAVILPEISWEEAIAFAERIRVLVAEYPFAGRENLPGGSVTISFGAATFPHDGIDRKALIDHADQALVKAKSSGIKKGC
- a CDS encoding class I SAM-dependent methyltransferase, which codes for MQPEKKKDFDKEAAQWDANPGRVKLANEVADAIIREAAPARDMDVLDFGCGTGLVTLRLQPLVRTILGVDSSLGMLGVLEGKIRTQGIANARTRFVDFEKGGRVEGGFHLLVSSMTLHHVPDTARLFKQWHELLLPGGLLSFADLDAEDGSFHGDNTGVFHTGFDREHLKKLLLSAGFHDVRDTTATTMLRDVEGRGKKEFPVFLIVAKK
- a CDS encoding GIY-YIG nuclease family protein — protein: MSFWVYILKCSDGSYYTGHTDNLETRISEHQSGEFHGYTSTRLPITLSFSQDFPTRLEALVCERQIKGWSRKKKEALIRGDWAEISRLAKSKVCSGKSL
- a CDS encoding aminoglycoside phosphotransferase family protein, with protein sequence MLTSIISQFSISGTFIKADRFGSGLINDTYLCEFREGGSVRKYILQRINTSVFTHPEQVMENVEIVTAHIMKRLLASGISDPASVTPALIHTRNERSFLRDEAGSYWRMFHFIESGAVADTVPDAKHAYEVGRGLGRFQALVSDLSPDLLHDTLPGFHHTPLYLTQFDDALIANVKQRADEVKAEITVVSRRRALAPVLTTLMDSKQLPLRVVHNDPKVNNIMIHRETGEALCMLDLDTVKPGIVHFDFGDCVRSAANPAGENARDLESVNIDMTLFEAIAEGYLREAGVFLTKKELELLPQSVKVITFELGLRFLADYLRGDTYFKIAYPTHNLHRARVQFRLLESIEANEDRMASMLYEGEG
- a CDS encoding nitroreductase family protein; translated protein: MELFEAIKTRRSVRTYQDRPVEDEKLRSVLDAVRMAPSWANMQCWRMVVVKDKATREKISDLSYVESYFASKGYTSNPSKKALAGAPVVIIFCADPALSGVLWDQNYYLVDAGIAAQNLMLAARGQGLGSVFVGVYDEERVKKLLNIPASIRIIGLLPLGYPIEEKKDGPKRKSLDELCFDERWGA